The nucleotide sequence AACAATTTAATTCTGAGTGAAAATTATAACAtgatcaaataattttgaagacAATAAAACTGATCCGTGCTTAACACGGGCATTGATACTAgtttattgtttaaataaaaatatattatacgtttttctttttctgtttgttgttgTAGTTTAATggtgtaaataaaaaattattttgttctttgttttgtaGTTTTAAAAGTGTAACtgaaattcttaaaaaaataaaagaaaaacgcaattgaaaaaaacttaatgcataaaaagaaaaaaaaattccgttttgtaattgaattttatatatttctatataaaataaaaacttagataaaacaaaaattccTTATATTTCTCCCAGTACTTCATGATCGCATGATTTTCAAAACTGTTAATCTTCTTCCTGTAGGGGAGGTTAGACTCACGATCctattcttaaaaataatttctaccTGCATCAATATACTAACCTAAATTTTTATAACGGCTCCATTGACTCTTCCCGTGAATGAGTGATGAAATTTCAATTTTAGCGGGTAAACATAATTTGTGGTTATTGGAAAATCATAATTTTGCAATTTTTGGGAAAACGTGATtttggttttggcagaaaatctGATTTAGTGGTTTTGATGGAAGAACTTGATTTAGCTATTTTGATGTGGAAAAGAGATGTTatggttttagcgggaaaccaAATGTTGCAGTTTaagttggaattttttttttttttttttgtttggtgaaaaacgattttgtggttttggctaAAACGTGATTTTGGCAAACAAACATGATTTTGTGTTTTTGACGAGAAAAcctaatttttcagttttgattagaaaacataattttccagttttgattagaaaacatattttttcagTTTGACAGAAAACGTTGTTTTGCGGTTTAACGTAAAAACTTGAATTGTGGTTTTGATGGAAAAACCAATTTGTGAGTGGACTAAGTAAATCATAAGTATAAAAAGACAAATGAAACGTTACGATCTCTAACGATCAATGACTGGACGCTGTTCTACTTGTTTTCACATTATGAACTTACAAAGTGTCTTATAATCAATCCGGTAATATACAATCAAAGTGTCTTGTTTAGTGGGAAAATTTGATTTAGCGGATTGACGAGAAAACCTAATTTTGCAtctttggtgattttggtgaGAAAAACATTTGTGATTAGTGAGAGATTttgtaatttaattaaatatttctcAGATTTTAATATTGTAGGTTGAGTTGGTCACTAACTCACTATAGTTAAGAGGAAATCAAACTTGTGTTAATTGTGGAAAATGTTCTAAGATGTAATTAGTAAGTGTAAAAGTGATCTAGTGTGTAAATCTTTTTTACtagaattatataaaaaataaaataagactggcgtttattattattctttagCGTTTGCCTTTGTAAATTATCGAAAAATAATtgagaaaattgccaaaaaagaacaaaaaaacaacatagtTGTCCCTATGGTATAAATCCAACATTAAGTTGTCCCTATAGTATAATGTTTTCCATAATGCCAAAAGTAACCTTTGATTAATCACattaaacataattaattagatttttttttaaaatgaaaaaaggtTGGTTTAATATAGTTGCCAaaaggggaaatttttttttaaaaaagggaTCTAAACATAGCTTCCCCTACCTCCCGTAACCTTAACATCGATCTCTCCGACTCTCTCTTTCATGGCGAGCAAGATGGTGATTGTGTCTTCTCCGTTGTGTTTTCTCCGGTGAAATCAACGAAGACTGCAGCCACCGGTGGAACCCCTTTCTCTTCTCCTACAGACCGAAGGTAAACACGTTTGTTCTCCATCCAGTTTCATTCATAAAGTTTGTTCctgtcttcttcttgttctaaTACTTTTCTTtggatctctttctctctagacAAACGCAAAGGAGATTTCAGTGCTTCTCTCTCCACCTCTCCGTGTCTCCGCTTCTCTCCGCCTCTCTCcgcttctctcttcctctctccgcCTCTCGCCTCCTCTCCGCCTCTCCCGTTCTCTCCGCCTCTCCGCTACTCTCTGCATCTCCGCTTCTCTCCACCTCTCCGCCACTCTCTTTCTCTGAAATCATGTTGAGCTAAGGTATTATGTCCGAACTTTATCTTTCTTCATTTCATGTTCCTCGATCCGGTTATTGTTTGATGTGTCTATGTGTTTGTGAATTGATTTTGTTTGATATGGTTTGGTTAATTGATTTTGTTTGTAAACAAAAAGATAGTCTTTGTGTTTCTGAGTTTTGAATTTGGTTTTGTTCTTGTGTTTGTCTCTGTTTCACTGCAAAGTTTGTTTCTTTGACTTGAAAGAATATGTTCTGTAAAACTGAAGGAGAAGAGCTTACCTGATTTGTGAATTGTCATAGTTTGCTACTATCTAATTATATGAACCAATTATGTTTCTGACTTATGGTTTTGGTTCATTTCATGATTCGTTTCACTAAAATCATTTTGTTGTCTTTTGTAGATATGGAGTTAGAGCTACCTAAGCGACTGTATGCAGAGGGTTTGAAACCTCAGGTCAAGAAGATCAACAATTGCTGCCGCATGGAACTTATCAGGGATCTGAAGAAAGCCATGTCTGCAGAGTACAATGATGTGAAGATAGATCCTGTTTTCAAACATATCATGGCTATTGCGGATAACAAGCTCGGTTTTTCAGGAAAATTGGTGGATAGTTTCTTGGGTAAGCAGCTGATTACCTCGAAGATGCATGAGAAGTGGTTTGTCTTTGCGAGGATGCCTCTCCAGTTTTCGCTTCAGGAGTACCATGCTGTGACAGGCCTCAAAGTTTCTCGGGAAAGCAGCAGTGACGTAGTAACATGGAAAAATGACGGGGGGTTTTGGAGTAACCTACTAAGGTCTGGTGATAAGATCACCTTGAAGTCGATCCGAAAGGTGCATCTAAAAGAAGTTCACAAGTGGACACGGATTGATAGAATGAGGTTGATCTACCTGTGTGTGATAATGGGTGTGGTGAtggggagagatgagaaggtgAACATCCCTTATATGTACATCAAGTTGGTGATGGATCTTGACAAGCTCCAGAAGTTCCATTGGAGTCTTCACTCGTATGACTTCCTGCTAAGTTCCATTGAGAAGGCTAGGAAGAAGTTGGGTAAGAAGGACAGCTACATTTTTGAGGGTTTCTCATATGCTCTCCAGATTTGGATTATGGAAGCAATTCCTGATTTTGGAGAAATATGTGGGAGACACGTCTCTTGCAGCTTCATCGGTCCAAGGTGTGGCAATTGGAAAGGAGTTGCAAACGTTTCTTACGAAGACATCATTGAGCTTGAGGACTCCTTAACTAAGAAGGTAACTATCTCAcattgttttcttatatatggTTGTTGTATAAAATTTGTATAGCTTTTAATGTTTTAACTGTTTTACAGGGTGACTTGTTCTCGGTTATTTCAGTGACTGGTAATGGTGATATGTTTCAGCATGTTGACTATACAAGGAAGGGTGAGATGGAAGATGAACGAGTGGACCTTCTTCAAGATAGGATCAGACAGAAGTTTGATTGGAGCTCCACATAATGGCCAGTTTTAGAGCCTGGAGTGACTGAAATGGAGGAAGCCGACAGCCAGGATAGAGGGTCAGCAGCTGATAAGAATGTGGCTGATACTGATGTTTTAGCAGAGGAGGAGACCTCTTCGGTCACAGTTGCAAGAAAAGGCAAGAGAAAGGTTCTTGATGAAGGAGCAgtgacaaaaaagaagaagttgttgTGTAAACGATCTGCAATGAATATTTGAGGAAGTTAGAATACTTTTAGAATATTTTGACGCGAAATAGCACCGTTTtcataaaaatgtgaattttatTATCATTGACAGTGTGAAAACACATTttaggaagttagaatatttttagaatatttttaaactgCAACTTccttaatttttgaaaaaacagtttttttttatccatAGAAGGCACTTTCTACACTATgtaaaacataacaaaattcCAGAATTTAATTTCTACACTATGTGAACGTTCGTGTATAGTTTAGATTTTGCATTCCTGATAACTTAGAATACTccataaaagtaaaaacatcGTTCTAAATAAAAGTAGCGATCATTACAAATAGTAGAATTTATATTTCCcatatttagaattatagtaaaaaGTAGTTTGTAcgttctaaaaaaagtagatgGATATGTTCGTTCTAGAATTCATTTTCTACTCATCCGTTTTGTGTAGAAGCGGAATTCTACTTTAGTAGAACgtaatttgaaaacattatttattatgttttttaaccctaaaaaaatatgtgtttgtataaatggatgttttattaattttttatatttttaataatttttttttattcttaaaactatttatttcattaattttaacatatgaAAAGAGTAAAAGGGAGAAAAAATGGTAAATAATGGATTTATACCATAAAGACAACtgtgttgtttttttgttctcttttgtaTTCATAATCCACTAACTAAATGAAGTAGCTCTCTCAGTACCTCGTCACATTAAATACATCATCACCAAGTtagttaaaaaatatgttttgcttGATCTTTACAAAGGTTGGTATGCAGCCTATTATATAGGACAGCAAAGTACATTTATGATATCTAACGATCGTTCTTAGAATATTAGCTCATTATTAGACGTGGAAGTGGAAACTTCCATTGTAACAACTTACCAATAATATTACCGTACAGAACTTCACTCAAATAGACAAGTTTGATCCGTATCCAACAAAATACATACATGATGTTTATtgatataaagaaaattaaaacatgtCAACTTTAGCTAGGTTCTATAGTTGACTGATATTTGCTGGTTGGCCGTGTGGTCGACGTAGACGTAGAACCGGTCTCAAAAGTACTGTagggctgttcgtttggttgtcATAGGTAccggcggcagcggcagcgtcaacatTCTGCGTCAATTCTTGTTCGTTTTGTTGACGCAGGAAGCTGCGTTTGACGCCGCGTCCGAACGCTGCGTCCTGCGGCTGACGCCGATAAAACCTGCGGTCGCGATATAGTATGCGGCAGCGTCAGCGGTAGCGTCAGCGGctgcaaaacgaacaacaactgtcGTCATTGACGCTGTCGCCGCCGCTGacgctgacgctgccgctgacgccgaaacctgcggcaaccaaaggAACAGGACTTGTATGTCTCTGGAGGTTTAGACCGAGGAAGCTCTGTTGAACTTTCTTACATTACCACAAGGGAGGACATTGTAGGTATGTCTCGTGGAATATTCTGTACGCACAAGGGAGGACATTGTTGTTAACATAGATGTAGAACCGATCTCAAAAGTACTGTATGTAGTGTCACTGTTAAAATAAACGGGAGGTTTAGGACGAGGAAGTTCGGTTGAACTTTCAAACATTACCACAAGGGAGGACATTGTAGGTCTGTCTTGTGGAATATTTTGTACGCATAACAGACCAATTTGGGTATATCGAACGATCTGAATCATTGTTAACGGTGAAGATGATGAATACATAATGGATGGATCAACTACCTCAAGCAAGCTTTCTTCTTCCCAGTTCCTCCACATCTGCTTATAAAATGGTTTTTAGTAATGTTACTTGGGAAAGAAACATAAATGAAACCTAGGATAGAATTACTTACGCATGTGAGGAGACTAGTCTCTCCCTTAGAGTTGGTGAACTTATAGTTCGCCTTGCCGCTTATTATTTCAAGAATCACAACTCCGAAACTAAAGACATCAGTTTTTTTTGTGAATATCTTGTCAGACCAGCACTCGGGAGCTATGTATCCCCTGAGTAAACCGAAAAATAAGACGATCAGTTATTGAAAGAGTTTTATTCACTTGTTGAGAAATGAATGTACAATTACCGGGTTCCAGATACCTTCTTTGTGTTGGTTTGGATATGGTCTCTACTAACTAGTCGAGAAATCCCAAAATCCGATATTTTGGGATTCATATCTTTATCAAGCAAGATGTTGCTTACTTTCAAATCTCGGTGGATGATCGTTACACATGAATCGTGGTGGAGATACGTCATTCCTCTTGCGATtcctttaattattttatgtcttATTTTCCAACTTAGCTTAGAGCTTTCGGTACTTCCTACAAATTGAACACATATTCGACTGAATTAGCTTCGGTCTGACCTCTAGACAGAAGaagttttaccaaaacaaaaattgaaaaaaaatataccaaCCAAAGAAATACAAATCAAGGCTTCGATTTGCGTGGTACTCGAACACCAATATGTGCCCGTCACTGTGGAAACAATACCCAAGTAGACTAATAACATTGAAGTGCTGAAGTTCTGAAATTAAATTCACCTCGTTCAAGAACTGAGAGGTTCCCGAATCTGACATTCTGGTCAGTCTCTTCACAGCGATATCTGTCCCCTCAACTAATTTTCCCTGCACACTCCAAAAAGTACAACATATTGTATTAGATTATGCATGATAAAAAGACACATGACCGAAACTATTGTGTAATTTCTTTTTCTGAACCATAAATTCGGAGCCAAAGTTTGGTGTACCAAGATTGAAACCATAAACTAAGGTAACTGAAGGAAACAACGATATAACTACCACCGCACTACAAAGAGCTGAGAAACGTTATCTCCGCTAGAAGGAAGAATAAGAAATTCAGAGATCTTAAGGCTATGTGGCTTCGATAAGTCATTAGTCTCTAGTTTAAAATGTTGACCCatcttgtttttctcttttttgccAAGATGGTTCAGAACCAAGATAATACTTTTTGTAGAATCTATCttcatatatgatatttacagtttagcaaaaaaaactaCCACCGCACTACTGGAGAACACACAATAAACGGAAATTACTATTGTgtattttttgatatttcacATGAGCTTATAAACCCCAACATATTTTAGGtagataaattgtttttatagcTAATAAGAACCAACACGttaacaaatattattatttgttataaTATAGTTGTACCTTGTAAACTGTACCAAATCCACCTTTGCCAAGTATGTTTGAATCACAAAAGTCGTTTGTTGCTTCAGCTATAGTTAGAAACGCTATCCGTTGAACTCGAGCTGCCACAACCTCGTACGAGTCAGTTCTATCTCCGTCGATTAGCAAATCTATGTTTCTCattaagacaaaacaaaacaaaaaaatataggtAGAACATCAAGAAATTGAATCAGATCAGATAatgaaataaagaaagaaattgTTACCAGTTGCTCCTGATGGCTTCTGCATTATCTTCCAGCACCACCATAAGATGGTGAAAGCCAGAACAGTGCAGATGGCTCCTCCGCCACCAATTATAACCCTTTTGATTGTTCCACTAAACCTTCTAGTTTTGCCTAGAAAAAACAGAATCAGTATTATTAATTTAGGATCATTCTTATTATTTTCCCTTAGTGTACCCTAGAATATTATATCTATTGCCACTGGAcctactttaaaaaaaactgtttataTAAACGTATCTATTTATTTCAAAACTCTAACCACATTAtattttctcgaccaaaaacaGTTATCACATTCTCTTTctaagcattttttttttgtaaatgaaacatttttaattGATATTTCTCTGAAATTTTGTTCCAAAATAGAATTTGTTGTATTTCATTTtgaaattgatttatataattaacGATGCAAATTAGCTGCAAAATTAAGGTTTATACTCTTAATATAGATGAGCAGCAGAATGTTGGTCTTAAACGCGATAAATGATGAATTGGATTCAGATATTTTAATCACCTAACGTGGGTTTAAGAATGATGAATGACTTTTCAGAAgccctttttttttaacaaccaGAAGTCCATTTAACTAATCCACTTAAATTGGATTCAGATATTATAAATTCAGttcaataaaagtaaaattatttgtataaaaataaagtaCAAACCATGATAACTTATAATTCTTAGAACTACAaattatttaaggaaaaattGCATTTTAAACAATGAAGGTGTAAAAAGGTAGCACTTTAAACCTCAGTGCTCAAAAACTCACACTTTAAACCCTCAAACCAATTTtattaacacattaaattttgaaactaactGACTTCTTTACCAAGCAAAAATGTGACCGATACTGCTCATCCGTGTGTAAAAAAGTATGACGTGtcagttgttttttttaattaataaataataaaaatatttaaaataacaaaaaaataaaattaatttaaaaatcagaAATAAATGAACAGAGataattcttagaaaaataaatacataaaaattgaaatttataaataaattaaaataaaatttaaaataaaattaaaatgaattaaaatctaaatttatcaatataatttaataatttaataatttaataataaaaaataaaatttaaaataaataaacaaaaataaaaataaattttaaaaactaaaaaataataaaataaacttaaatataattcaaaaaatcaaaaaaaaaatcgaaataagCAAATAAATCCCAAAATTTAATATACGCAactaaaaattttcaaaatattttttatatgtgaCAATTTTCCTATCCCTTTTCcgatatattaataataactaTTTCTGAAATATGACCCTTGATGTTGATGGACTTTGACATATCATCCTTTAAACTCATCACCATTAAACATGATATATCAGAAATCACCACCAATGTGTTATCTTCTTACATTGTCATGGTTTTCACTAGCATTTCTtgaatttatttacttattttgatttttttttaattattttgaatttattattaaattttaatttaatttatttttatttttggatttatgttagagttttttttgtttttgtcttattttaatttgttagttaattaaaaaaattattaatttatttttgatattttaatttacttttaatttatcaataaatttaaatttattcatttatttttaaagtttttttttgagtttttttttgcatttatctctgatttttaaattaattttattttttgttattttaaatatttttattatttattaattaaaaaaacaactgACACGTCATACCTTTTTACCCACGGATGAACAGTACCAGTCACATTTTTGCTTGGTAAAGAAGTCAGTTAGTTTCAAGGTTTAATGTGTTAATATAATTGGTTTGAAGTGTGAGTTTTTAAGCACTGAGGTTTAAAGTGCTACCTTTTtacacatcttatatattaaaagagaagtcatgacttctttcatgtgtgatttttttttttggaccatcacttagaaatcttattaaatgtattttattaagaataataatacatagaatctttaaaatactttaatcataatatcttttgatatctttttatttaaaatataaatatatttattttaaaaatctaacaaatctgttttaaaagatttttacaaaatcttcattttcaaaattatatttaaatatttttcactaatttcgaagttagtttgaaatattattatacattaataaattcagtaatcatttataaaatcaaaaatctaaaattctgtaatattttatatattatataatcataatcaatcatattaaaagaaaattattatattgagctaagtataataaaattgtattaaaattataaattttataaattttattttcataagtataaaatatttatgttcaaaaataaaatctaatatgttggtaagatggattaagcaaaatatataatacatgtataaaaattaacatgtatttctttaaagcttataatataaaatctttgtaactactttaatcttaatatattttcattttaaatataatatatatttatatattatatttaaaaattctaataaatctgtgtaaaagtattttaacaataatttaatatattttaagttatcgtttataaaatgaaaaataaataaattatatcctattttacccactttatagtcatgatcatgttaaaatacaattattatacttaaataaatatgataaaagtatattcaattgataaatttataaattttattttcataaatataaattatttattttaaaaatataatatgatgatagaacggcttaaaattaacaaaccttataatacatgtctaaaaattaacatatcttagactttttttatatacaataatatattatctaaaatgaataagtataaaaaatattagtaaaaagaaaTACAGCTTTGAAAcacgggtcagaatttagcataaattaaatacaaaataagtttcaaatatgttttctcataaatataataatttgcttaataaataaatgcaaatacaataagataaatatataataagaagtgaaaatacatacggttttaaccaaatgattaattataacatgtaaattataaaatgattatatttgaagtagttatataaacatttaaatatatgattaatgttaaaaaaatatcaataatgtttaaaaataataatttatgtataaaaaagtaaaaacaaacacccgcgcggttgcgcggatcaaaatctagttcatggtttaaaatgtgattttccCAATTATTTAATGTATAAGAAACAGGtttccaaaactaaaataattccGCATTAGATTATAAATTCTTTGGCATAATGTAAAATAAAGTTTACCAAAagtataactttaaaaatattttaatctatttgtTGTATTTGATATTCGAACTAAAAGGTGTTTCTTTTATTTCCATTTCATATCTCTTGCCATATATTGGATAGTAATCTTGTAGATTTTGTGAGTGCGTTCGTGAGGATCTTCCTgcaaaaactaagtttttttttgcaaaatcacattttctttcaaaatcacaaaatcattttcccagcaaaaacataaaatcatatttttcacCAAACTGCAAAATCACATTTTCTGCCAAAATCGCGGAACTACATTTTGCGACCAAAACCGTATATTCAATTTCTCCCAAAAAATTTATGGAATCgtattttctcgcaaaaactgCAAAGTCTTCTTTTTCTGCCAAAATTGCATAATCAAAATTTTCACTAAAACtgtaaaatcttattttctgccaaaccgcaaaatcatattttcctgccaaaattaaaaccaaaattcacattttctcaccaaaattgcaaaatcacattttttctACTTAAACCGCAAAATCAATTTtctccaaaaccgcaaaatatttttttcttgccaAACCATGAAATCACTTTTTCTTGTCAAAACCAAATAATCTTATATTCCTGCCAAAACCATAAATTCACTTTTCTGCAAAAATTATAGAATCACATTTTCCACGAAAACCGCAAATCACATTTTCTTGCCAAAACCGAATAATTATCCTTTCTCACCAAcacaaaattgtattttctgGTAACCCGTAAATtcaattttccgccaaaatcgtataattatatttttcctgCTAAAAACTACAAAATCACTTTTCTCGTCAAATTCACACAAATAATTTTCCcattaaaatcacaaaattacTTTTTCCGCTAAATCtgcaaaatcattttttccTGTCCAAATCGCGAAATCAGATTTTtacatcaaacataaaattattttttccactAAAATTGCAAAATTGTTTCTTATGTCAAAAAAAATACCGTTGAAACATCCCATCAAAACTGCAAAATTATGCGCTCGATCTTTAACATGATTATAGATGGGAGAAAGACGATGCTGATGaccaaacaagaaaataaacatATTGCCGGCATTTTTCCACTTTCCTTAATTATTCCCCATGTATTGATTGTTACCAATTTAGTCCAAACATTTAAAATTGTGCATATTGCCCCAAATTAACGCCGATGTGTCAATTATATTATTCATGGTATGTTTTGACTATAGAGTCACCACTGTACCTCATGGATTTGAATTCGGTTGGTTAAGGCCGGTTTGATAGGGTATCTTTCAATTCAATTAAAAATCTGAGATGTGGAATtggttaattttataaatgtaatatttaCTTGGTTtgtcttttattgttttttttttgttatcctgTCAAGATGGTAGCGGCATGCAATTAGTATTGGTGGATTAGGaattgcaaaaaaataaaataaattagtacATGAGCCTCTTACAAAATATTAAGGGTGCATTTATAAAGGTAGTCACATTTAATGTGAATACTGTATTATTACAAATCTATAGCAGTGCAGTACACTttctatgaatattttttttatgatctATAAAAAAGCATACAGTTCTACAAcaaagtatatattatatttttccgCGAtggatataataaataaatatatagttatatagttattatttcgtgttgaaaaaaaaattattttattatataatttcatattaaaatagtCATAAGAGAAATTAttggaaaaaaacaaatatagatgtatatatatttattttccgtTCCAGCCCGGAGGTGGTAGCCCTTTTCTGGGTGGTAGTGTTACAGTGCATACATAATCGTAGCAATTGCAATAGCGATTATTGTCTCTAACAATACACTCGCCGTTTATATATCCAGTTTTTCCGAATGTCCCCTTGCAAAGACGCTTACATTCAGTATTATGGTTTGGTTTATTACACATCTCCGGCGGTGCATTTTCGAGTGCACTTCCACGACAACGacgctcttcttctttttcataaTTAGCATTTGTTTTTCCTATTGAAATTTGACGTTAAGTGAGAatagaaattaacaaaaaaagagacTACATAAGAAATTATAAATTGTAAAACCATAAACCATTCACAAAACTTATTAAATGTGTTATAAATCACCTGTCAAAATTAACAAAGGTATCATAAGAATAATAGAGAAGGAAACTAAGTTTTCTCTTTTATACatgcttttttcttcttcgtttttgattttttaaattaatttaatattatatgt is from Brassica napus cultivar Da-Ae chromosome A4, Da-Ae, whole genome shotgun sequence and encodes:
- the LOC125608089 gene encoding uncharacterized protein LOC125608089, encoding MVLVHFMIRFTKIILLSFVDMELELPKRLYAEGLKPQVKKINNCCRMELIRDLKKAMSAEYNDVKIDPVFKHIMAIADNKLGFSGKLVDSFLGKQLITSKMHEKWFVFARMPLQFSLQEYHAVTGLKVSRESSSDVVTWKNDGGFWSNLLRSGDKITLKSIRKVHLKEVHKWTRIDRMRLIYLCVIMGVVMGRDEKVNIPYMYIKLVMDLDKLQKFHWSLHSYDFLLSSIEKARKKLGKKDSYIFEGFSYALQIWIMEAIPDFGEICGRHVSCSFIGPRCGNWKGVANVSYEDIIELEDSLTKKVTISHCFLIYGCCIKFV
- the LOC106447928 gene encoding G-type lectin S-receptor-like serine/threonine-protein kinase SRK isoform X1; translation: MQKPSGATDLLIDGDRTDSYEVVAARVQRIAFLTIAEATNDFCDSNILGKGGFGTVYKGKLVEGTDIAVKRLTRMSDSGTSQFLNEVNLISELQHFNVISLLGYCFHSDGHILVFEYHANRSLDLYFFGSTESSKLSWKIRHKIIKGIARGMTYLHHDSCVTIIHRDLKVSNILLDKDMNPKISDFGISRLVSRDHIQTNTKKVSGTRGYIAPECWSDKIFTKKTDVFSFGVVILEIISGKANYKFTNSKGETSLLTCMWRNWEEESLLEVVDPSIMYSSSSPLTMIQIVRYTQIGLLCVQNIPQDRPTMSSLVVMFESSTELPRPKPPVYFNSDTTYSTFEIGSTSMLTTMSSLVRTEYSTRHTYNVLPCGNVRKFNRASSV
- the LOC106447928 gene encoding G-type lectin S-receptor-like serine/threonine-protein kinase SRK isoform X2, which produces MQKPSGATDLLIDGDRTDSYEVVAARVQRIAFLTIAEATNDFCDSNILGKGGFGTVYKGKLVEGTDIAVKRLTRMSDSGTSQFLNEVNLISELQHFNVISLLGYCFHSDGHILVFEYHANRSLDLYFFGSTESSKLSWKIRHKIIKGIARGMTYLHHDSCVTIIHRDLKVSNILLDKDMNPKISDFGISRLVSRDHIQTNTKKVSGTRGYIAPECWSDKIFTKKTDVFSFGVVILEIISGKANYKFTNSKGETSLLTCMWRNWEEESLLEVVDPSIMYSSSSPLTMIQIVRYTQIGLLCVQNIPQDRPTMSSLVNIPRDIPTMSSLVVM